From the Vibrio alginolyticus NBRC 15630 = ATCC 17749 genome, one window contains:
- a CDS encoding TetR/AcrR family transcriptional regulator produces the protein MVKEKIAASLEKAFSQYGFAEPSVPQLKNACEVSLRTLYKYYPSKEAMIVAALEHRHQRYLSFLLEDAPANGTPAVLHLFTRLEDWMKEFAPNGCMSINALAAYPENLSINQAVKQHKLAVRQLMVQLSQREDLATTLFLLHEGLSNAWPVLGHAAFASAEHTLLELMKENNQ, from the coding sequence ATAGTGAAAGAAAAAATCGCAGCAAGCCTAGAAAAAGCATTCAGTCAGTATGGCTTCGCCGAGCCTAGCGTACCCCAACTCAAAAACGCCTGCGAAGTCAGCCTGAGAACCCTGTACAAATACTACCCCTCCAAGGAAGCGATGATTGTTGCAGCTCTCGAGCATCGCCATCAAAGGTATTTGAGTTTTTTGCTCGAAGACGCCCCTGCCAATGGAACACCGGCTGTATTACACCTATTCACTCGCCTCGAGGATTGGATGAAGGAGTTTGCACCGAATGGCTGCATGTCCATCAATGCATTAGCAGCCTATCCAGAAAATCTATCAATTAATCAAGCAGTAAAACAACACAAATTGGCGGTTCGTCAGCTTATGGTCCAACTAAGTCAGCGAGAAGACCTCGCAACCACACTCTTCTTGTTACATGAAGGTCTATCCAACGCATGGCCGGTTCTCGGTCACGCTGCCTTTGCATCCGCTGAACACACTCTGCTAGAACTAATGAAGGAGAACAATCAATGA
- a CDS encoding cysteine hydrolase family protein — translation MTQKALLVIDLQNDYFPDGKFPLWNTESTLDNVKRAITKANGQNIPVIHIQHIADPDMGIAPFFNEGNDGANIHPEVLALAPNSEIVVKHFADSFEGTRLEEVLASKNVTELLVCGMMTQNCVTHTAISKSADKYDVSILIDSCTTVDEMIHNIALHAVSTRVPLVTIEDKL, via the coding sequence ATGACTCAAAAAGCCCTACTTGTAATTGATTTGCAAAACGACTATTTCCCAGACGGAAAGTTTCCTTTATGGAATACAGAATCGACTTTAGACAATGTTAAGAGAGCAATAACTAAAGCCAATGGGCAAAACATTCCTGTGATTCATATTCAGCATATTGCCGATCCTGACATGGGCATTGCCCCATTCTTCAATGAAGGCAACGACGGTGCCAATATTCACCCAGAAGTTCTTGCTTTAGCACCGAATTCCGAAATCGTGGTAAAGCACTTCGCAGATAGCTTTGAAGGAACACGTTTAGAAGAAGTATTGGCAAGCAAAAATGTAACGGAGTTACTTGTATGCGGAATGATGACACAAAACTGCGTGACACATACAGCTATCTCAAAATCTGCGGACAAGTATGATGTTTCGATCTTAATCGATAGCTGTACCACGGTCGATGAAATGATTCACAACATTGCACTTCACGCTGTCTCAACGAGAGTTCCCCTCGTAACTATTGAAGATAAGCTGTAA
- a CDS encoding MFS transporter, with translation MPLALLALTLSAFAIGTTEFVIVGLIPTMASDLNVSLPSAGLLVSLYALGVAVGAPVLTALTGNWKRKYVLLSVMALFVLGNLLAWQAPGYNTLVTARILTGLAHGVFFSIGSTIATGLVSKEKAASAIAIMFTGLTVALVTGVPLGTWIGQTFGWQATFLIVAILGIIALIGSALLVPSNLKQPPATKLSSQVKVLTQPRLLLVYAITALGYGGTFTAFTYLAPILEEVSGFGSSAISLIMLVYGVSVAFGNIWGGKMADSMGPIKALTAIFSGLIVVLLVFSVTAFNPISAVVTILVWGAFAFGNVPGLQVYVVKLAEKYSPDAVDVASGLNIAAFNVGIALGSWGGGLIVANAGLMHTPWIGAIVVLGALLLTRFSGMLDKRGEQHATAH, from the coding sequence ATGCCTTTAGCTTTACTTGCATTGACGCTTAGCGCCTTTGCTATTGGAACCACGGAGTTTGTAATTGTCGGTCTGATACCGACTATGGCCTCCGACCTCAACGTATCATTACCTTCAGCGGGTCTTTTAGTTAGCCTGTACGCACTTGGTGTTGCGGTTGGTGCTCCCGTTTTAACAGCGCTGACTGGTAACTGGAAAAGAAAGTACGTTCTGCTTTCTGTTATGGCACTGTTTGTTCTTGGCAATCTGTTAGCCTGGCAAGCACCTGGATACAACACACTAGTTACAGCAAGGATACTGACCGGGCTTGCACACGGTGTGTTCTTTTCGATCGGCTCGACTATCGCCACTGGCCTAGTGTCAAAAGAAAAAGCCGCTAGCGCAATTGCTATTATGTTTACCGGTCTGACCGTAGCTCTAGTGACGGGCGTGCCACTTGGAACCTGGATTGGCCAGACATTTGGTTGGCAGGCAACCTTCCTAATCGTCGCGATCCTTGGAATCATCGCACTGATAGGAAGCGCTCTACTAGTGCCGAGTAATCTGAAACAACCACCAGCAACCAAGCTGTCATCGCAAGTAAAAGTCTTGACTCAGCCTCGTCTACTTTTGGTGTACGCAATCACCGCGCTCGGTTACGGTGGTACGTTCACAGCCTTCACTTACTTGGCTCCTATTTTGGAAGAAGTTTCGGGGTTTGGCTCTAGCGCTATCAGCCTAATTATGTTGGTTTATGGTGTATCAGTCGCATTCGGCAACATCTGGGGCGGAAAGATGGCCGACTCTATGGGGCCAATCAAAGCTCTGACAGCGATTTTCTCGGGCCTAATTGTGGTATTGCTCGTGTTTAGTGTCACAGCATTTAATCCAATTTCTGCAGTAGTGACCATTCTTGTCTGGGGTGCCTTTGCCTTTGGTAACGTTCCAGGACTTCAAGTTTATGTTGTCAAACTAGCAGAGAAATATTCACCTGATGCAGTCGACGTCGCTTCTGGTCTCAACATTGCTGCATTTAACGTAGGTATTGCACTGGGTTCTTGGGGCGGTGGCCTTATCGTGGCCAATGCTGGGCTGATGCACACACCTTGGATTGGCGCGATCGTAGTATTAGGTGCTCTACTACTAACCCGTTTCAGCGGAATGCTAGACAAGCGTGGAGAGCAGCACGCAACGGCACACTGA
- a CDS encoding TIGR03571 family LLM class oxidoreductase produces MHKDLSNRFTIGVELPLDNDWTQEGQKKRLLQREPFGVPDMSAHKQRIMLADKLGFNVAWVRDVPLYDPNFGDAAQIYEPFSYLGYLSACTDNILLGTAAIVLPLRQPWLVKKAAATINELSGDRLILGVASGDRPSEYPVFNANFDSRGSAFRESVEILKDTQNDKLGNDLQLLPEFADIPIYVAGLAQQSPQWIGENLDGWLAYPGTPDDHEHRVALWRSVAGNKPYASFIHLDLVDNPNAPVVRHHFGIQAGVNGLSDELEKMQEAGVNHIGLHFRRNSQPIDKSMEQIAQYVLPRFN; encoded by the coding sequence ATGCATAAAGATTTAAGTAACAGATTCACCATCGGGGTTGAGCTCCCCCTAGATAATGACTGGACCCAAGAAGGCCAGAAAAAACGCCTGCTCCAACGAGAACCGTTCGGCGTACCAGACATGAGTGCACATAAACAGCGTATTATGTTAGCCGATAAGTTAGGCTTTAACGTAGCGTGGGTGAGAGATGTCCCGTTGTACGACCCTAACTTTGGAGACGCGGCACAAATTTATGAACCGTTCAGTTATCTTGGCTATCTCTCTGCGTGCACCGACAACATTCTACTAGGGACAGCAGCGATAGTATTACCGTTAAGACAACCTTGGCTAGTGAAAAAAGCCGCTGCGACCATCAACGAGTTAAGTGGTGACCGCCTGATACTCGGTGTGGCTAGTGGAGACCGCCCTAGTGAATATCCCGTTTTTAATGCCAACTTTGACAGCCGTGGCTCAGCTTTTCGAGAAAGTGTAGAGATTTTGAAAGATACGCAAAATGATAAGCTGGGTAACGATCTACAGTTATTACCCGAGTTTGCTGATATTCCTATCTATGTCGCAGGGTTAGCGCAGCAAAGTCCACAATGGATAGGAGAAAACCTAGACGGCTGGCTCGCCTACCCAGGCACACCTGATGATCATGAACACCGCGTTGCACTTTGGCGCTCCGTAGCGGGAAACAAACCCTACGCCAGCTTTATTCATCTTGATTTAGTCGATAACCCAAATGCACCAGTCGTTCGGCATCATTTTGGTATCCAGGCCGGAGTCAATGGCTTGAGCGATGAGCTAGAAAAAATGCAAGAAGCAGGAGTCAATCACATCGGGTTGCATTTCCGTCGTAATAGCCAACCAATTGATAAATCAATGGAACAGATCGCTCAGTACGTGTTGCCACGCTTTAACTAA
- a CDS encoding GlxA family transcriptional regulator, translating into MKIALVNYPDSSQASVYGLSELFEMANRAAAKLGVDVHFEVEILDHWPNTHFDVKTAVMIPPSGTGQYYLEPEPELLDWLNVQYSKGAILASACAGTFILAQTQLLTNKSCTTHWGLALSLASQFPDIHVRQEAILINEGTIITAGGMMSWVDLGLELVSLFASPAVMRLLGKMLVIDTGPREQRFYQQFTPNFQHGDEVIVQLQHYINDHYQGKLSNKELAELSCLTERTLQRRFKKATGFNVNQYIQSLRVQKACDLLESTTLTFDAISFRVGYQDVSAFRKIFNRIVGLTPKSFRSRFCS; encoded by the coding sequence ATGAAAATAGCACTCGTTAATTACCCAGATAGCTCGCAAGCCTCCGTATATGGTTTAAGCGAACTCTTCGAGATGGCAAACCGTGCGGCGGCTAAATTGGGCGTTGATGTGCACTTTGAAGTAGAGATATTGGATCACTGGCCAAACACGCACTTCGATGTGAAAACAGCGGTAATGATTCCGCCTAGCGGTACTGGTCAATATTACTTAGAACCAGAGCCAGAGCTACTCGACTGGTTAAATGTCCAATATAGTAAAGGTGCGATTTTAGCCTCCGCCTGCGCTGGTACTTTTATTCTTGCTCAAACCCAGTTGTTGACCAATAAGTCTTGCACAACACACTGGGGCTTGGCTCTTTCATTAGCGAGTCAGTTTCCCGATATCCACGTAAGACAAGAAGCCATCCTTATTAACGAAGGAACGATCATTACGGCTGGGGGTATGATGTCATGGGTGGATTTAGGCTTGGAATTGGTTTCCTTATTTGCGTCACCGGCAGTAATGCGCCTGTTAGGAAAAATGTTGGTTATTGATACTGGTCCGAGAGAGCAACGCTTTTATCAACAGTTTACCCCAAACTTCCAACATGGTGATGAGGTAATTGTTCAACTACAGCACTATATAAACGATCATTATCAAGGAAAACTGAGCAATAAAGAGCTTGCAGAGTTGAGTTGTTTAACAGAAAGGACATTGCAGCGACGCTTTAAAAAGGCGACAGGTTTCAATGTTAACCAATACATACAAAGCTTAAGAGTCCAAAAAGCTTGTGATTTACTTGAGTCGACAACCCTAACATTTGACGCAATATCATTTAGAGTGGGTTACCAAGATGTGAGCGCGTTCAGGAAAATATTTAATAGGATCGTAGGTTTAACACCAAAGTCGTTCAGATCTCGGTTCTGTTCATAA
- a CDS encoding transporter substrate-binding domain-containing protein: protein MKWIVVLFISLFSVFSHAKEWKQIRFTVEGAYPPFSWTTKEGKLEGFEVDLANALCKELEVKCVISKMDWDGIIPSLLSRKNDAIIAAMTITEEREKKVDFTVPYAKVPTRFVMKNDREINMDDGSLNRLSIGVQRATIGDKYLSALYPDIDIRRYGTFDEAFTDLLNGRLDAVFGGSIGLSAGFLETAQGEGYHFTGPAFTEEKWFGRGIGVAVRKQDKELKALLDSGIQKLIQSGKHKTIASKYFSYSIYE, encoded by the coding sequence ATGAAATGGATAGTCGTATTGTTTATTAGCTTATTTTCAGTTTTCAGCCATGCGAAAGAGTGGAAACAAATTCGCTTCACTGTTGAAGGGGCTTACCCCCCATTTAGCTGGACGACAAAAGAGGGAAAGCTAGAAGGGTTTGAAGTCGACCTCGCTAACGCGTTATGCAAAGAGTTAGAAGTAAAGTGCGTTATCTCAAAAATGGATTGGGATGGCATCATCCCTTCTCTCCTTAGTCGCAAGAACGATGCGATTATTGCTGCAATGACAATCACAGAAGAACGAGAAAAGAAAGTCGATTTCACCGTCCCTTATGCAAAAGTACCGACTCGTTTTGTAATGAAAAATGATAGAGAAATCAACATGGATGACGGCAGCCTAAATCGTTTATCTATTGGAGTTCAAAGAGCCACAATTGGTGATAAGTACCTTTCTGCCTTGTATCCAGATATTGATATTCGTCGTTATGGTACGTTCGATGAGGCATTTACCGATCTACTCAATGGACGGTTAGATGCTGTATTTGGCGGCTCAATCGGTTTAAGTGCTGGTTTTCTTGAAACTGCACAAGGTGAAGGCTATCACTTTACTGGACCAGCGTTTACAGAGGAAAAGTGGTTCGGCCGTGGCATTGGCGTAGCAGTGAGAAAACAAGACAAAGAATTAAAAGCATTACTCGATAGCGGAATACAAAAATTGATCCAGAGCGGTAAGCATAAAACCATCGCCAGCAAGTATTTCTCCTATAGTATTTACGAGTAA
- a CDS encoding permease — translation MAKEALDMFAFLATELIILFLAISYIVGVLQDFLTPEKIQSILSSKKGKGYFIAALLGSITPFCSCSTIPFLKGLLRARAGFGPMMVFLFASPLLNPVIIGLFVVTFGWKVAVFYFAIAMSVSVVAGYVLEKLGFERYVKPEAYQAVGSSSCGTSCGDSSKKKEEARPASICDTSACNEPTPVAAKTSCCGDAPKPEPKVEVSCCSSDGSATATVVEEKEPSRWVRIWQSTWKDFKQVFPYLMMGIAIGSFIYGFIPTEFIAEFAGEAKWYAIPVAAIIGIPLYIRAEAVIPLSAALVQKGMALGSVMALIIGSAGASLTEVILLKSIFKNQMIAAFLIVILTMAMGAGYLYTWAFL, via the coding sequence ATGGCTAAAGAAGCGCTGGATATGTTTGCGTTTCTAGCAACTGAACTTATCATCTTATTTCTGGCAATTAGCTACATTGTCGGTGTGTTGCAAGATTTTCTAACGCCAGAAAAAATTCAATCTATTCTCAGCTCGAAAAAGGGTAAAGGTTACTTCATTGCTGCGTTGCTAGGCTCGATTACGCCTTTCTGTTCGTGTTCGACCATTCCTTTCTTAAAAGGCTTGTTGCGTGCAAGAGCAGGTTTTGGACCTATGATGGTGTTCCTATTTGCAAGCCCGTTGCTTAACCCAGTGATTATTGGCTTGTTTGTGGTGACTTTTGGTTGGAAAGTTGCGGTATTTTACTTTGCTATTGCGATGTCAGTATCAGTGGTAGCAGGCTATGTACTTGAAAAACTAGGGTTTGAACGTTACGTCAAACCAGAAGCATATCAAGCGGTAGGTTCTTCTTCGTGCGGTACTTCTTGTGGCGATTCAAGCAAGAAAAAAGAAGAAGCGAGACCAGCATCAATCTGTGATACCAGCGCCTGCAATGAACCTACGCCAGTTGCGGCGAAAACATCTTGTTGTGGTGATGCACCAAAACCTGAACCTAAAGTGGAAGTGTCCTGCTGTTCATCAGACGGTAGTGCAACAGCGACAGTCGTGGAAGAGAAAGAGCCTAGCCGCTGGGTACGTATTTGGCAATCAACTTGGAAAGACTTTAAGCAAGTGTTCCCTTATCTCATGATGGGCATTGCGATTGGTTCATTTATCTATGGCTTCATCCCGACGGAGTTCATTGCGGAGTTCGCAGGTGAAGCGAAGTGGTACGCGATTCCGGTCGCAGCAATCATTGGTATTCCATTGTACATCCGTGCAGAGGCGGTCATTCCACTTAGCGCGGCACTAGTACAAAAAGGTATGGCTCTTGGATCTGTTATGGCGCTTATTATTGGTAGTGCTGGCGCAAGTCTTACAGAAGTGATTTTGTTGAAATCAATTTTTAAGAACCAGATGATTGCTGCCTTCCTAATCGTTATCTTAACGATGGCCATGGGAGCGGGTTACTTATATACGTGGGCTTTTTTATAA
- a CDS encoding alcohol dehydrogenase family protein, whose protein sequence is MTTIPKVMKGVQLIGHGGPDMLRYRDDLPVPVPSPDDVLIQVAAAGVNNTDINTRTAWYSKNDANSMDASWSGDALSLPRIQGADVCGTIVAVGENICPSRIGQRVLIEPCITRFNSQALSSPWYFGSECDGGFAQFTVVDSEHAYAVNSSLSDIDLASFPCSYSTAENMLVRSNVTASDTVLISGASGGVGSAAIQLAKARGAYVIAIASPEKKEQITALGANQVIPRDANLPATLGENSVDVVIDLVAGEQWPQFLQVLKPGSRYAVSGAIGGPIVELDVRTLYLKDLALFGCTVLAPEVFGNLVRYIEQNAIRPLVAESFPLNQIGQAQEVFSRKQHTGKLVLEIT, encoded by the coding sequence ATGACCACAATCCCGAAAGTCATGAAAGGCGTCCAACTTATCGGTCATGGTGGGCCAGATATGCTTCGTTACCGCGATGATCTACCTGTACCAGTCCCCTCGCCTGATGATGTATTGATCCAAGTTGCCGCCGCCGGAGTCAATAACACCGACATCAATACCCGAACAGCATGGTATTCTAAAAACGACGCCAATAGCATGGATGCAAGCTGGTCAGGAGACGCGCTATCTCTCCCTCGAATCCAAGGTGCCGATGTATGCGGTACCATCGTCGCTGTTGGTGAGAATATCTGCCCATCACGAATCGGTCAGCGTGTGCTTATCGAACCATGTATTACGCGCTTCAACAGTCAAGCACTTAGCTCGCCTTGGTACTTCGGTTCAGAGTGTGATGGTGGCTTTGCTCAGTTCACTGTTGTTGACAGTGAACATGCATATGCAGTGAATAGTAGTTTATCGGATATCGACTTGGCCTCCTTCCCTTGTTCTTATTCAACTGCCGAGAACATGCTTGTCCGCTCTAATGTCACAGCGAGCGATACCGTACTGATTTCAGGGGCATCCGGTGGTGTTGGCTCTGCCGCAATCCAACTGGCGAAGGCGCGTGGAGCATACGTCATTGCTATCGCCAGCCCAGAAAAGAAAGAACAGATCACGGCATTAGGAGCAAACCAAGTTATCCCTCGCGATGCAAATTTGCCGGCGACTCTCGGAGAAAACAGCGTTGACGTAGTGATTGATCTGGTCGCAGGAGAGCAGTGGCCACAATTTCTTCAGGTACTAAAACCAGGATCAAGATACGCTGTTTCCGGCGCCATAGGCGGTCCAATTGTCGAGCTGGATGTAAGAACTCTTTACCTTAAAGACCTAGCGTTATTTGGTTGTACCGTTTTGGCACCAGAAGTATTCGGTAACTTGGTTCGCTATATCGAACAGAACGCAATTCGCCCCTTAGTCGCGGAGTCATTTCCCTTAAACCAGATAGGTCAAGCGCAAGAAGTATTTTCACGCAAGCAACATACTGGGAAACTGGTTTTGGAAATCACATAG
- a CDS encoding SDR family oxidoreductase: MSTVLITGANRGLGLQFVRHYLGKGWQVIATCRSPENAKQLNELVTQSNQLQLMALDVTNQQDIDQLATQLADRPLDHLVLNAGVLGEECAKLGEMTQKKWLEVLNINTVAPALLIQALQDNVAKSQHKTIVGISTRVASLSDNSSGNMYSYRASKAALNQVLVSAARNLESRGVKTVAVHPGWVKTDMGGEDATFSAEESVAGIVSVAEQLTLKLSGSFRVFDGSTIEW, encoded by the coding sequence ATGTCTACTGTATTAATCACCGGCGCTAACCGTGGCTTAGGCTTGCAATTTGTCCGCCACTACCTTGGAAAAGGTTGGCAAGTTATCGCAACTTGTCGTTCACCAGAAAATGCTAAGCAGCTCAATGAACTAGTAACCCAATCCAATCAACTTCAACTGATGGCTCTAGACGTCACTAACCAACAAGATATCGATCAGTTAGCCACTCAATTAGCGGATCGTCCGCTCGATCATTTAGTTCTTAATGCAGGTGTATTAGGCGAAGAGTGTGCAAAGCTTGGCGAAATGACCCAGAAAAAATGGCTAGAAGTACTAAACATAAATACCGTCGCACCTGCCCTGCTAATTCAAGCCCTACAAGACAACGTTGCGAAAAGTCAGCACAAAACCATCGTGGGAATCTCAACCCGAGTTGCGAGTTTAAGCGATAACAGTTCAGGTAACATGTACAGTTATCGAGCATCTAAAGCAGCGCTTAATCAGGTTCTAGTATCAGCAGCACGCAATCTCGAATCGCGAGGAGTAAAAACCGTCGCAGTTCATCCCGGCTGGGTAAAAACCGATATGGGCGGTGAGGACGCAACCTTTTCTGCCGAGGAAAGTGTTGCAGGCATTGTTTCGGTCGCAGAACAGCTAACACTTAAGCTATCCGGAAGCTTCCGCGTATTTGATGGCTCTACAATCGAATGGTAA
- the dkgB gene encoding 2,5-didehydrogluconate reductase DkgB, producing MKVPSFGVGTFRLEGEVVKDSVRNALEVGYRVIDTAQIYGNEAEIGEVLTQSGIARDELFITTKIWVDNMNTEQLIPSLKESLEKLNTDYVDLTLIHWPGNNNNLNEYMASLLEAKSQGLTRNIGVSNFNIDLLQQAIEVVGKENIVTNQIELSPYLQNRKLVSFMQENDIQVTSYMTLAYGKVLGDPTIAGIAEDYQATPAQVALAWALSKGYAVIPSSTKRENLASNLKALELNLSEETIAKIDALERNGREVNPEGLAPEWDD from the coding sequence ATGAAAGTACCATCATTTGGCGTCGGCACGTTTCGTTTAGAGGGTGAAGTAGTTAAGGATTCAGTCCGTAATGCGTTAGAAGTGGGTTACCGCGTAATTGATACTGCACAGATTTACGGTAATGAGGCAGAAATCGGTGAAGTATTGACACAGTCCGGTATTGCACGTGATGAGCTATTCATTACGACCAAGATCTGGGTTGATAACATGAACACGGAACAACTCATTCCAAGTCTAAAAGAGAGCTTAGAAAAGCTAAATACAGATTATGTGGATTTGACCTTGATCCACTGGCCTGGCAATAACAATAACTTGAACGAATACATGGCTTCATTACTTGAAGCTAAATCGCAAGGGTTAACCCGTAATATTGGCGTATCCAACTTTAATATTGACTTGTTGCAACAAGCGATAGAAGTGGTCGGTAAAGAGAATATTGTTACTAACCAAATCGAGCTTAGCCCTTATTTGCAAAATCGTAAGTTGGTCAGCTTCATGCAGGAAAACGATATTCAGGTAACGTCTTACATGACCTTGGCATATGGGAAAGTACTTGGGGACCCAACTATTGCAGGTATTGCTGAGGACTATCAGGCCACGCCCGCTCAAGTCGCGCTTGCTTGGGCTTTGTCAAAAGGTTACGCGGTGATCCCGTCTTCAACTAAACGAGAGAATTTGGCAAGTAACCTGAAAGCACTTGAACTTAATCTGAGTGAAGAGACGATTGCAAAGATAGATGCGTTGGAAAGAAATGGCCGCGAAGTAAACCCTGAAGGGCTAGCGCCTGAGTGGGATGATTGA
- a CDS encoding LysR family transcriptional regulator encodes MKATLDEMRTFMAVVDTGSISSAAELLSMTVSAVSRSVSRLEAKLETTLLNRTTRKLDVTNEGTIYLDKVRHIVEAVENAEAQLKSQKYKPSGLLRINAATPFLLHVLTPHIAKYQSLYPEVEIDLNSNEENISLLGTKTDIAFRIGELQNSTMRAIFLGKSRIRIVASPEYLRQHGTPTSIDQLLNHKLLGFNKPEYLKEWPIMDDKNKLLRIMSSLRSDNGETLRCLALHGAGIACLSDFMTYSDRQAGRLVGVLSEHTHNVEQPVHAVYYKNASTSRRISSFIDFIKQEIKVENQQFL; translated from the coding sequence ATGAAAGCTACTCTAGATGAAATGCGCACCTTTATGGCCGTGGTCGATACGGGTTCAATCAGCTCTGCGGCTGAACTGTTATCGATGACCGTCTCTGCGGTGAGTCGATCGGTATCTCGGCTAGAAGCCAAACTCGAAACGACCTTGTTAAATCGCACAACCCGTAAGTTAGATGTTACTAATGAAGGAACGATATACCTCGATAAAGTCAGACATATTGTAGAAGCAGTAGAGAATGCCGAAGCACAACTGAAAAGCCAGAAATATAAGCCTTCTGGCCTCCTACGAATAAACGCAGCTACCCCCTTCTTACTGCACGTACTAACGCCGCACATTGCTAAATATCAGAGCTTGTATCCAGAAGTCGAAATCGATCTCAATTCCAATGAGGAAAATATTAGCCTTTTGGGAACAAAAACCGATATTGCTTTTCGTATCGGTGAGCTACAAAACTCAACCATGCGCGCGATATTTCTTGGTAAAAGTCGGATTCGAATCGTCGCGAGTCCAGAGTATTTAAGACAACATGGTACTCCAACCTCAATAGATCAGTTACTCAATCACAAGCTACTTGGATTCAACAAGCCGGAGTATCTTAAGGAATGGCCGATCATGGATGATAAGAACAAACTTCTGCGTATTATGAGTAGCCTAAGATCTGATAATGGCGAGACGCTAAGATGTTTAGCCTTACATGGTGCGGGGATAGCTTGCCTGTCTGACTTTATGACCTACTCTGACCGACAAGCTGGTCGCTTAGTGGGCGTGCTTAGTGAACACACGCATAATGTCGAACAGCCCGTTCATGCGGTGTATTACAAAAATGCCAGTACCTCACGCCGGATCAGCTCTTTTATTGACTTCATCAAGCAAGAAATCAAGGTAGAGAACCAGCAGTTCCTTTAA
- a CDS encoding LysR family transcriptional regulator produces the protein MLTRSDELEILMAVVDSGGFSSAADALGIQVARVSRAVSKVESQLGVTLLNRTTRRVEVTEEGHQFVEAVRLGLLQIQQAEEEIITRGELPKGRLRVDAASPFVLHQLVPLIQPFKEAYPDIQLDLTSNEGFVDLLEKRTDVAIRIGRLSDSTLHAKPLGTSPLFIVATPGYLSKRGFPEAVSDLRSHNLIGFSGAKVLNQWPLRGFEMIEPDILSSSGETVRQLVLAGNGIACLSGFMVKGDLDSGRLVALFESEKITNTGREQVNAVFYKSSSVSKRISAFIDFIQPRLTLK, from the coding sequence ATGTTAACCCGATCAGATGAATTAGAGATTCTTATGGCAGTTGTGGATAGTGGTGGATTTTCTTCCGCTGCTGATGCACTAGGTATTCAAGTCGCTAGGGTATCTCGTGCGGTTAGTAAAGTTGAATCACAGCTGGGGGTAACCTTGCTGAATCGCACGACGCGCAGAGTGGAAGTTACTGAGGAAGGGCATCAGTTTGTTGAAGCGGTTCGCTTAGGTTTACTACAAATACAGCAAGCTGAAGAAGAGATCATCACACGAGGTGAATTACCCAAGGGGCGCTTAAGAGTTGATGCCGCTAGCCCATTTGTTTTACATCAACTCGTGCCGTTAATTCAGCCATTTAAAGAGGCTTATCCTGATATTCAACTCGATCTTACCTCTAATGAGGGTTTTGTGGATCTATTGGAAAAAAGAACCGATGTGGCGATACGTATTGGACGATTATCGGATTCAACACTGCATGCTAAACCTTTAGGAACAAGCCCACTATTTATCGTTGCCACGCCTGGTTATTTATCTAAACGAGGTTTCCCTGAAGCGGTGAGCGATTTGCGCAGTCATAACTTGATCGGTTTTTCTGGCGCTAAAGTGTTAAATCAGTGGCCATTACGAGGGTTTGAGATGATAGAGCCTGATATCCTATCCAGCAGTGGTGAAACGGTTAGACAGTTAGTGTTGGCAGGGAACGGCATTGCATGTTTATCTGGCTTTATGGTGAAAGGTGATCTTGATTCTGGACGGTTAGTGGCATTGTTTGAATCGGAAAAAATCACAAATACTGGACGAGAACAGGTCAATGCTGTGTTCTACAAATCTTCTTCAGTCTCTAAACGTATTTCCGCGTTCATCGACTTTATTCAACCAAGACTTACTTTAAAATAA